The Nesterenkonia xinjiangensis genome contains a region encoding:
- a CDS encoding FtsB family cell division protein: protein MPVDITARRARRAAPQKDLDRDSTGRPAGKTTASARTMVPERTLSGRLIVMTLVALVVVSFLVPTVRTYIQQRGEIAELEAGIAEQQERQDELESEVTRWDDPEYVRQQARERVNLVMPGERQYHVIGDLGGDDDAPENQEDSEVRTDLPWADALWDSLVRSAVD, encoded by the coding sequence ATGCCGGTCGACATCACCGCCCGCCGGGCTCGCCGCGCAGCCCCGCAGAAGGACCTCGACCGGGACTCCACCGGGAGGCCAGCAGGGAAGACGACCGCCAGCGCCCGCACCATGGTCCCGGAGCGCACGCTCTCCGGCCGGCTGATCGTGATGACTCTGGTGGCGCTGGTCGTGGTGTCCTTCCTGGTCCCCACGGTGCGCACCTACATCCAACAGCGCGGCGAGATCGCCGAGCTGGAGGCCGGCATCGCCGAGCAGCAGGAACGCCAGGACGAGCTCGAGTCCGAGGTCACCCGCTGGGACGATCCCGAGTATGTCCGCCAGCAGGCACGGGAGCGCGTCAACCTGGTGATGCCGGGGGAGCGGCAGTATCACGTCATCGGTGACCTCGGTGGGGACGACGACGCCCCGGAGAACCAGGAGGACAGCGAGGTCCGCACCGACCTTCCGTGGGCCGACGCCCTCTGGGATTCCCTGGTCCGGTCTGCCGTAGATTAG